In Planktothrix serta PCC 8927, a single window of DNA contains:
- a CDS encoding ABC transporter transmembrane domain-containing protein, with translation MTTSAVSHSQIQTFLAETSPFDRLSEKALQTLLPKCQLLGYRTGQPIFERDKLPTQITIIYQGQARLLGFDPRAQRHVSLGLLGAREIMGWGGLIRGVPCETAIASTDTICITLSATDFLQSVAKEQAFGEAFRDHASLSEVFDLLSQHLQQQAIPVNNIKTLAQDLGQDAIVLNLLNGNNKIKELKNLLDPNRIWLVSSGTLGTFTPGSQVVLEENNPYYKAEGIRGVRLIGLREPVYEAESATVSPEAGVGVQDSGNGNRTIDLSAVAPAPDVPPIPETTNLPKSAQRFPVVRGRGKIDAPLACFNMIAKFFGINFKKDIVRRVLDNQLATVGNISLQACGAVTQMLGINAQLVQVPSKAIGRLKAPAMVAWKDSFAILYSITERELILASPEKGLTRMRPGQFAEIWGEEGQVLLLQAPRVDQKEQFSFWWFLPALMEHRATFVEVLLSSFFIQVFGLVNPLVSMVIIDAVIGQGNLDVLNILGILLLGFALFEGLLTALRTYLFVDSSNRVDIKLTAEIIDHMLRLPLGYFDNRQVGDLMSRFNELGNIRNFLTGTALTVVLDAVFSVVYVAVMFALSPTLTLVALAPLPLFAGIIFVFSPVIMRLIRKRAGLAGASMAYIVEVISGIQTIKSQTIELTARWRWQGMYARFMSASLQTTLTQTAAGTMSDFLNKIGGIALLWVGAYLVIEQQLTIGGLIAFRIISGNVTGSLLRFISVYQQIQEVSISVERLRDIIDTLPEADEADRNNIPLPEIEGSVTFEEVSFRFNPTGPLQLANINLDFPSGSFVAIVGLSGSGKSTMMKLLQRLYAPLSGRILVDGYDINKVELYSVRRQLGVVLQDTLLFNGTVQDNIGLSNPEASTDEIIRAAKIAAAHDFIMGLPNGYNTQVGERGSALSGGQRQRVAIARTVLQNPKLLILDEATSALDYQSERAVINHLMEAFHDRTVFFITHRLSAVKNADVIIMMDQGSVVEQGNHDELVALKGRYYCLYQQQEAPT, from the coding sequence ATGACAACATCCGCCGTTTCCCATTCTCAAATTCAGACCTTTTTAGCTGAAACCAGCCCCTTTGATCGGCTCTCGGAAAAGGCCCTTCAAACCTTGCTGCCGAAATGCCAACTCTTGGGCTACCGCACCGGACAACCGATCTTTGAGCGGGATAAATTGCCGACTCAAATTACAATTATTTATCAAGGACAGGCTAGATTACTGGGTTTTGATCCCAGAGCGCAACGCCATGTCAGTTTGGGCTTACTTGGAGCCCGAGAAATCATGGGTTGGGGAGGGTTAATTCGAGGAGTCCCCTGTGAAACTGCGATCGCTTCAACGGACACAATTTGTATTACCCTATCGGCCACGGATTTTCTGCAATCAGTGGCCAAAGAACAAGCCTTTGGGGAAGCCTTCCGCGATCACGCCTCTTTGAGTGAAGTCTTTGATCTATTAAGCCAACATTTGCAGCAACAAGCCATTCCGGTTAATAATATCAAGACCCTAGCCCAAGATCTTGGGCAAGATGCCATTGTGCTGAACTTGCTCAATGGCAACAATAAAATCAAAGAACTGAAAAATTTACTCGATCCTAACCGGATTTGGTTAGTCAGTAGTGGAACGTTAGGCACTTTCACCCCGGGTAGCCAGGTTGTATTAGAAGAAAATAACCCCTATTACAAGGCGGAAGGGATACGGGGAGTTCGATTAATTGGTTTGCGAGAACCTGTTTATGAAGCAGAATCCGCTACTGTCAGCCCGGAAGCGGGTGTGGGTGTTCAGGACTCTGGCAATGGAAATCGGACAATAGACTTATCGGCCGTTGCCCCGGCCCCTGATGTGCCTCCGATTCCAGAAACAACAAACCTGCCTAAATCGGCTCAACGGTTTCCGGTGGTTAGAGGTCGAGGCAAGATTGACGCGCCTCTAGCCTGCTTCAACATGATTGCTAAATTCTTCGGCATCAACTTTAAAAAAGATATTGTCCGCCGAGTTTTAGATAATCAGTTGGCGACGGTGGGCAATATTAGTTTGCAGGCTTGCGGGGCTGTCACCCAAATGTTGGGGATTAATGCTCAGTTAGTCCAGGTGCCTTCCAAGGCTATTGGTCGCCTGAAAGCCCCAGCAATGGTGGCATGGAAAGATAGTTTTGCCATTCTCTATAGCATCACCGAACGGGAACTGATCCTGGCATCACCAGAAAAGGGTTTAACCCGGATGCGTCCAGGACAGTTTGCTGAAATTTGGGGGGAAGAAGGACAGGTACTGCTGTTACAAGCCCCGCGAGTTGACCAAAAAGAACAGTTTAGCTTTTGGTGGTTTTTACCCGCCTTGATGGAGCATCGAGCGACATTTGTTGAGGTGTTGCTGTCTTCGTTTTTTATTCAAGTGTTCGGTTTGGTCAACCCCTTGGTGAGTATGGTGATCATCGACGCGGTGATCGGACAAGGTAACTTGGATGTGCTGAATATTCTGGGGATTCTGCTGTTGGGGTTTGCTCTATTTGAGGGTTTATTAACAGCGTTGCGAACCTATCTGTTTGTGGATAGCTCCAACCGCGTTGATATTAAACTCACGGCGGAAATTATTGACCATATGTTGCGGCTGCCTTTGGGGTACTTTGATAACCGACAGGTCGGGGACTTGATGAGCCGTTTTAACGAGTTGGGAAATATCCGTAACTTCCTAACGGGAACAGCCTTAACGGTGGTTTTGGATGCGGTGTTCTCGGTGGTCTATGTGGCGGTGATGTTCGCCCTGAGTCCAACTCTGACTCTGGTGGCTTTGGCTCCTTTGCCCCTATTTGCTGGAATTATCTTTGTCTTCTCCCCTGTGATTATGCGGTTAATCCGTAAACGGGCTGGTTTGGCTGGGGCTTCGATGGCCTATATTGTGGAAGTTATTAGTGGGATTCAAACGATTAAATCCCAAACCATTGAATTAACAGCCCGGTGGCGGTGGCAAGGAATGTATGCCCGTTTCATGAGTGCGAGTTTACAAACCACTCTCACCCAAACGGCGGCGGGAACCATGAGTGACTTCCTGAATAAAATTGGGGGGATTGCCTTGTTATGGGTGGGAGCCTATCTAGTGATTGAACAGCAGTTGACCATTGGGGGATTAATTGCTTTTCGGATTATCTCTGGAAACGTCACCGGCTCCCTATTGCGGTTTATTAGTGTTTATCAACAAATTCAAGAGGTGTCAATTTCGGTGGAACGGTTGCGGGACATTATCGATACCCTTCCTGAAGCCGATGAAGCTGATCGCAATAATATTCCATTACCGGAAATTGAAGGGTCAGTTACTTTTGAGGAAGTATCCTTCCGGTTTAATCCCACAGGGCCGCTACAACTGGCTAATATCAATTTAGATTTCCCCTCTGGATCTTTTGTGGCGATTGTGGGGTTGAGTGGATCGGGTAAAAGTACGATGATGAAGTTATTACAGCGTCTATATGCCCCGCTATCAGGGCGGATTCTAGTTGATGGCTATGATATTAATAAAGTGGAACTGTATTCTGTCCGCCGTCAATTGGGGGTGGTGTTGCAAGATACCCTGCTATTTAACGGAACCGTTCAGGATAACATCGGTTTGAGTAACCCCGAAGCTAGTACAGATGAGATTATTCGGGCGGCTAAAATTGCTGCGGCTCATGACTTTATTATGGGTCTTCCCAATGGTTACAATACCCAGGTGGGGGAAAGGGGATCGGCTTTATCGGGGGGACAACGCCAACGGGTCGCCATTGCCCGTACAGTATTACAAAATCCTAAACTGTTGATTTTGGATGAAGCGACGAGCGCCCTAGACTATCAATCAGAACGGGCTGTAATTAATCATTTAATGGAAGCATTTCACGATCGCACGGTGTTTTTTATTACTCACCGTCTGAGTGCTGTCAAAAATGCTGATGTTATTATTATGATGGATCAAGGGTCTGTCGTTGAGCAAGGAAATCATGATGAGTTAGTTGCTTTGAAAGGACGTTATTACTGCCTGTATCAACAACAGGAAGCCCCGACTTAA
- a CDS encoding chromosome partitioning protein ParA: MWSHLFLWMIMLVTTSGVVWAYFSRIEQTVPAVGELEYKEGAREIQAPTTGAVVRLHVENGDRVQKNQPLLTFSPTSPSADIKSLAKLQDTLNQENEFYKNIIQGNVRGSLPPEWETMVKDRDARIQENQVLTGLINELYNNQGRAINYSPAQSGLVANYRAEYQSRVSAVEGRITEFRKQLEQTENSIRATREQVQYATNQIRYSEEQLGLAKDQLDKSQESLDLNESILGQIAPLVEEGAMSDLNKKRQEQEILKSQNEFLRQQDQITTRQSEINARKGEVEKQQAEIRRLEDEKQKVLASIDRTEQELQNTKDAWAKELYYRVEENKKQIASIDSQLSRYKLDNEKRLGDVNAQLEKVEEQRDTQVLRSPVAGVIYDLQPSTKQDSEVDMKQDEICKYVNEQVLKSGDPKMKRCNEAYYEAQQTEKLMQVLADDGGIEATIYIKNTDLALVLNALRVKRKFLQPYDGKTVAGEVIECKAEKDCICPESPEARQEIGITDPDCIPVEVSIDAFPNDQFGMVPGQLKWLSQDAIKPDPEKGRQYFTFKGKVKLDKQNFILDEQKDIKIGVQSGMSVNTKINVGKRSVLDIFLNRFTGRINSITNLK; the protein is encoded by the coding sequence ATGTGGTCTCATCTGTTTCTCTGGATGATCATGTTAGTAACCACTTCAGGCGTTGTTTGGGCTTATTTTTCTCGGATTGAACAAACAGTCCCCGCCGTGGGTGAACTGGAATATAAAGAAGGCGCTAGAGAAATTCAAGCCCCAACAACCGGAGCCGTTGTGAGACTGCACGTTGAAAATGGCGATCGCGTACAGAAAAACCAACCGCTTCTAACCTTCAGTCCCACGAGTCCCAGTGCAGATATTAAATCTTTAGCTAAATTACAAGATACTCTCAATCAAGAAAACGAATTCTATAAGAATATTATTCAGGGAAACGTCAGAGGAAGTTTACCCCCTGAATGGGAAACGATGGTTAAAGATCGGGATGCCCGCATCCAAGAAAATCAAGTTTTAACGGGTTTAATTAATGAACTTTATAATAATCAAGGTCGGGCGATTAACTATAGTCCGGCTCAGTCAGGTTTAGTGGCAAATTACCGAGCAGAATATCAATCTCGTGTGTCTGCTGTTGAAGGACGGATAACAGAATTTAGAAAACAACTCGAACAAACGGAAAATTCTATTCGAGCAACACGAGAACAAGTTCAATATGCGACGAATCAAATTCGCTATTCTGAAGAACAATTAGGTTTAGCGAAGGATCAACTCGACAAATCTCAAGAATCTTTGGATCTGAATGAGTCAATTTTGGGTCAAATTGCTCCTTTGGTGGAAGAAGGGGCGATGTCTGACTTAAATAAAAAACGTCAGGAACAAGAGATTTTAAAAAGCCAAAATGAGTTTTTACGTCAGCAGGATCAAATCACAACCCGTCAAAGTGAAATTAATGCGCGTAAGGGTGAGGTGGAGAAACAACAAGCTGAAATTAGACGATTAGAAGATGAGAAACAGAAGGTTTTAGCTTCTATTGATCGGACGGAACAAGAGTTACAAAATACAAAAGATGCTTGGGCGAAAGAATTGTATTATCGGGTTGAAGAAAACAAAAAACAAATTGCCAGTATTGATTCTCAACTCAGTCGCTATAAACTCGATAATGAAAAACGCCTAGGAGATGTTAATGCTCAACTCGAAAAGGTTGAAGAACAGCGCGATACTCAAGTCTTACGTTCACCTGTGGCGGGGGTGATTTATGATTTACAACCCTCAACGAAACAGGATTCTGAAGTCGATATGAAGCAGGATGAAATTTGCAAATATGTCAATGAGCAGGTGTTAAAATCGGGCGATCCTAAGATGAAGCGTTGTAATGAGGCTTATTATGAAGCTCAACAAACAGAAAAACTCATGCAAGTTTTAGCGGATGATGGGGGAATTGAAGCCACAATTTATATTAAAAATACCGATTTAGCGTTAGTATTAAATGCTTTACGGGTTAAGCGGAAATTCTTACAGCCTTATGATGGAAAAACTGTCGCCGGGGAAGTGATTGAATGTAAAGCCGAAAAAGATTGTATTTGTCCAGAGTCTCCAGAAGCTCGACAAGAAATTGGAATTACTGATCCCGATTGTATTCCAGTAGAAGTCTCAATTGATGCTTTTCCCAATGATCAATTTGGGATGGTTCCAGGACAGTTAAAATGGCTGAGTCAAGATGCGATTAAACCTGATCCTGAAAAAGGCCGTCAATATTTTACTTTTAAAGGAAAAGTGAAATTAGATAAGCAGAATTTTATCTTAGATGAACAGAAAGATATTAAGATTGGTGTACAGTCGGGGATGTCAGTCAATACGAAGATTAATGTCGGTAAACGTTCGGTGTTAGACATCTTCTTAAACCGCTTTACAGGTCGGATCAACAGTATCACCAACTTGAAGTAA
- the rfbC gene encoding dTDP-4-dehydrorhamnose 3,5-epimerase, giving the protein MNIIPTSIPDLLIIEPKVFGDERGFFFESFNHKVFAEKTGITSEFVQDNHSRSVQGVLRGLHYQIQQTQGKLLRVVAGEIFDVAVDMRKSSPTFGQWVGCILSAENKRQFWVPPGFAHGFLVVSDMAEVLYKTTDYYAPNYERSLLWNDLDVGIDWPLNGITPILSAKDQEGQPLKTAEFFS; this is encoded by the coding sequence ATGAATATTATTCCAACTTCAATTCCCGATCTTTTAATCATTGAACCCAAAGTCTTTGGGGACGAACGTGGCTTTTTCTTTGAAAGTTTTAACCATAAAGTCTTTGCTGAAAAGACTGGAATTACCTCAGAATTTGTACAGGATAATCATTCTCGTTCTGTTCAAGGAGTTTTGCGAGGTTTACATTATCAAATTCAACAAACACAAGGTAAATTACTGCGTGTTGTTGCGGGTGAAATTTTTGATGTCGCCGTAGATATGAGAAAAAGTTCTCCGACTTTTGGACAGTGGGTAGGTTGTATTCTGAGCGCAGAAAATAAGCGACAATTTTGGGTTCCCCCAGGATTTGCTCATGGCTTTTTAGTGGTTTCAGATATGGCTGAAGTGTTATATAAAACGACAGACTATTATGCACCCAACTATGAGCGATCTTTGCTGTGGAATGATCTTGATGTGGGAATTGATTGGCCCCTGAATGGAATTACACCAATTTTATCAGCAAAAGATCAGGAAGGTCAACCCTTGAAAACGGCGGAGTTCTTCTCATGA
- the rfbD gene encoding dTDP-4-dehydrorhamnose reductase has product MTKILLIGKDGQLGQELQPFLTSMGSLVAVGRDTLDLSQPQIIEQIIEDIQPEWVINVAAYTAVDKAESEPELAMTINGIAPGILAKVCQQLDATLIHISTDYIFDGTQSHPYVETDITHPLGVYGQSKLAGEIAIQETQAKFAILRTAWVYGSGGTGNFVKTMLRLGKEREEIRVVSDQVGSPTWTGDLAQSIVQLMPLLNSQTYGIYHCTNSGVTSWYDFAIAIFEEAKLLGFPLKIERVIPITTPEYPTPASRPAYSVLSGKKLANVLGNHTPQWRQGLRKMLQELKP; this is encoded by the coding sequence ATGACAAAAATTTTATTGATTGGAAAAGATGGTCAACTCGGTCAAGAATTACAGCCTTTTCTAACTTCTATGGGGTCGTTAGTTGCTGTAGGACGGGATACTCTTGATTTATCTCAACCTCAAATTATTGAACAAATAATAGAGGATATTCAACCCGAATGGGTGATTAATGTGGCGGCTTATACAGCAGTAGATAAGGCGGAAAGTGAACCGGAATTAGCAATGACAATTAATGGAATTGCACCCGGTATTTTAGCAAAAGTCTGTCAACAATTAGATGCAACATTGATTCATATTTCTACGGATTATATTTTCGATGGAACTCAAAGTCATCCTTATGTTGAAACAGATATAACTCATCCCCTCGGTGTCTATGGTCAATCGAAATTAGCCGGAGAAATTGCCATTCAAGAAACCCAAGCTAAATTTGCTATTCTTAGAACAGCTTGGGTTTATGGCAGTGGTGGAACCGGAAATTTTGTCAAAACTATGTTACGGTTGGGAAAAGAACGGGAAGAAATTCGGGTTGTTAGTGATCAAGTAGGGAGTCCAACTTGGACAGGGGATTTAGCACAATCAATTGTTCAATTAATGCCACTTTTAAACTCTCAAACCTACGGAATTTATCACTGTACAAATAGTGGTGTTACCAGTTGGTATGATTTTGCGATCGCTATTTTTGAAGAAGCCAAACTGTTAGGTTTTCCCCTGAAAATTGAACGGGTAATTCCAATTACAACCCCCGAATATCCAACGCCTGCAAGTCGTCCGGCTTATTCGGTTTTAAGTGGAAAAAAATTAGCTAATGTTCTCGGAAATCATACTCCCCAATGGCGTCAGGGATTGCGTAAAATGTTACAAGAATTAAAACCGTAG
- a CDS encoding glucose-1-phosphate thymidylyltransferase has product MKALILSGGKGTRLRPLTYTGAKQLVPVANKPILWYGIEGIVAAGITEIGIIISPETGEEVKNLTGNGDRFGAKITYILQEQPAGLAHAVKVAQPFLGDSPFIMYLGDNLIESQLNQFVELFKQHQLDGLILLRSVPNPTAFGVAVVDDQGRVLQLVEKPKVPPSNLALVGVYFFDKTIHDAIAKIQPSPRGELEITDAIQQLIDDRKSVEACTLEGWWLDTGKKDDLLSANQIILDSCITYDVQGEVDENSHILGRVKIGQGTKLVNCSVRGPVIIGENCYLENCFIGPYSSVANKVTLIDAEIEHSVILSEAKIIGINQRIVDTVIGRRATLSTAPQRPKALRFMIGDDSQIELA; this is encoded by the coding sequence ATGAAAGCACTAATTCTTTCCGGTGGAAAAGGAACAAGGTTGCGCCCTTTAACTTATACGGGTGCAAAACAACTCGTTCCCGTCGCTAATAAACCGATTTTATGGTATGGAATTGAGGGAATTGTTGCGGCTGGAATTACTGAAATTGGGATTATTATTAGTCCAGAAACCGGAGAAGAAGTTAAAAATTTGACGGGGAATGGCGATCGCTTTGGAGCCAAAATCACCTATATTTTACAAGAACAACCCGCCGGATTAGCTCATGCGGTTAAAGTTGCTCAACCGTTTTTAGGGGATTCTCCTTTTATTATGTATTTGGGAGATAACTTAATTGAAAGTCAACTTAATCAGTTTGTGGAACTCTTTAAACAACACCAACTAGATGGGTTAATTTTATTGAGAAGTGTACCTAATCCTACCGCCTTTGGGGTGGCTGTTGTTGATGATCAAGGACGAGTTTTACAGTTAGTTGAAAAGCCCAAAGTTCCCCCTTCAAATTTAGCATTAGTGGGGGTTTATTTTTTTGATAAAACGATTCATGATGCGATCGCTAAAATCCAACCTTCTCCACGCGGAGAACTAGAAATTACGGATGCAATTCAACAATTAATTGATGATCGCAAAAGTGTCGAAGCTTGTACCTTAGAGGGATGGTGGTTAGATACGGGTAAAAAAGATGATTTACTGAGTGCCAATCAAATTATTTTAGATTCCTGTATTACCTACGATGTTCAAGGAGAAGTAGACGAAAATAGTCATATTTTAGGACGGGTTAAAATTGGTCAAGGCACAAAATTAGTTAATTGTAGTGTACGGGGGCCAGTCATTATTGGGGAAAATTGTTATTTAGAAAATTGCTTTATTGGCCCCTACAGTAGTGTGGCGAATAAAGTGACTTTAATTGATGCTGAAATTGAACATAGTGTCATTTTGAGTGAAGCTAAAATTATTGGGATTAATCAACGCATTGTGGATACGGTTATTGGCCGTCGGGCTACTTTAAGTACCGCACCTCAACGACCGAAAGCATTACGGTTTATGATTGGAGATGATAGTCAAATTGAATTAGCGTGA
- a CDS encoding glycosyltransferase, which produces MIYWITVNYYSTELIQRLIDSIVETCQGASLHGINYQVIIINNSPDDISIHQLKSSFVLILDAPENIGFGRGCNIGLNWVYQQDSQALVWLINPDAYLSKNALSQASDFFENYPKLSILGTVIYNATGGLEFTEGEFNRKTGEIIVKNKLSEHGKNQPYKLTEWVSGCSLLINFKNFRECPYFDPNYFLYYEDFDFCLRYRNQGHQIGITSKLQVFHETSSITQRNPNLKLQYSIYSYLLSLDKHTSKVILFYWLFRISFIGLITLLITPKKSGYKLKGVLNFIFKTNKDKL; this is translated from the coding sequence GTGATTTACTGGATAACGGTTAATTATTACTCAACCGAACTGATTCAACGGTTAATTGATTCAATTGTAGAGACGTGCCAGGGTGCGTCTCTACACGGGATAAATTATCAAGTAATTATTATCAATAATTCTCCCGATGATATCTCTATTCATCAGTTAAAATCTTCCTTTGTTTTAATATTAGATGCACCCGAAAATATTGGGTTTGGTCGAGGGTGTAATATTGGGTTAAATTGGGTTTATCAACAAGATTCTCAAGCTCTTGTATGGTTAATTAATCCTGATGCTTATCTGTCTAAAAACGCTTTATCTCAAGCCTCTGACTTCTTTGAAAATTACCCAAAATTGTCAATTTTAGGAACAGTTATTTATAATGCTACCGGAGGCTTAGAGTTTACCGAGGGAGAGTTTAACCGAAAAACAGGCGAAATTATTGTTAAAAACAAGTTGTCAGAACATGGGAAAAATCAACCTTACAAGTTAACAGAATGGGTATCGGGATGTAGTTTATTAATTAATTTTAAAAACTTTAGAGAATGTCCTTATTTTGATCCCAACTATTTCCTTTATTATGAAGATTTTGATTTCTGTTTGCGGTATCGAAACCAAGGACATCAAATCGGTATTACTTCAAAACTTCAAGTATTCCATGAAACTTCATCTATTACCCAGAGAAATCCCAATCTCAAACTTCAGTACAGTATTTACAGTTATCTCCTCAGTCTTGATAAACATACCTCTAAAGTTATTCTATTTTATTGGTTATTTAGAATTAGTTTTATCGGTTTAATTACACTTTTGATAACCCCAAAAAAATCGGGATATAAACTCAAAGGAGTTTTAAATTTTATTTTCAAAACAAACAAAGATAAGCTATAG
- a CDS encoding glycosyltransferase family 4 protein, which yields MSDSLLINLSFLIPKPTGISIYASHILPALKPLQPTLLISQEKPDYSCYSVPNNMTPDQGTKGHLRRLIWTQFKLPKIYQQFKGNLIFSPIPEAPLYCGCRSIVMAHDLIPLRFPRRGSRLTAYFKYYIPLVLSQAEHIVCNSISTAQDLIQFFNIPEHKITPIPLAYNPQRFQFLDLPTHNYFLYIGRHDAYKNLSRLISAFSKLKNLSKYELWLAGPTDETYTPELKRQVQELGLSQQVKFLNYVPFEQLIPIINQAIAVVFPSLWEGFGFPVLEAMACGTPVITSNLSSLPEVGGNAALYVNPYQVEEITEAMETLANNTEMRSHLRQLGLEQVKQFSWEKTGEETAKIIQNHL from the coding sequence ATGAGCGATTCACTCCTGATTAATTTATCCTTTTTAATTCCTAAACCAACGGGAATTTCTATTTATGCTAGTCATATATTACCTGCTTTAAAACCGCTTCAACCCACATTATTAATCTCTCAAGAAAAACCTGATTATTCTTGTTATTCCGTTCCTAATAATATGACCCCAGACCAAGGAACAAAGGGACATCTTAGGAGGTTAATTTGGACACAATTTAAACTCCCTAAAATTTATCAACAATTCAAGGGAAATTTGATATTTTCTCCTATTCCAGAAGCACCGTTATATTGTGGATGTCGATCAATTGTGATGGCTCATGATTTAATTCCCTTAAGGTTTCCGAGACGGGGTTCTCGGTTAACCGCTTATTTTAAATATTATATTCCCCTTGTATTATCCCAAGCTGAACATATTGTCTGTAATTCTATCTCAACGGCTCAAGATTTAATCCAATTTTTTAACATTCCAGAACATAAAATTACACCTATTCCCCTCGCATACAACCCGCAGAGGTTCCAGTTTTTAGACTTACCAACCCACAATTATTTTCTCTATATTGGTCGTCATGATGCTTATAAAAATCTATCTCGATTAATTAGTGCTTTTTCTAAGTTAAAAAATTTATCCAAATATGAATTATGGTTGGCTGGCCCAACAGATGAAACCTACACACCCGAACTCAAAAGGCAGGTTCAAGAATTAGGATTAAGTCAACAGGTAAAGTTTTTAAATTATGTTCCTTTTGAACAATTAATACCAATTATTAATCAAGCGATTGCTGTTGTTTTTCCTAGTCTTTGGGAAGGGTTTGGTTTCCCGGTTTTAGAAGCGATGGCTTGTGGAACTCCTGTGATTACTTCTAATCTATCTTCTTTACCTGAAGTGGGCGGAAATGCGGCATTATATGTTAATCCTTATCAAGTAGAAGAAATTACAGAAGCGATGGAAACCTTAGCAAATAATACAGAAATGCGATCGCATTTAAGACAATTAGGATTAGAACAAGTTAAACAATTTAGTTGGGAAAAAACCGGAGAAGAAACAGCAAAAATCATCCAAAACCACCTATAA